The DNA segment AGGGCTTTAACCCCTCTTTGCAAAAGAGGGGAAGGGGAGATTTTGGGCGGAATGAACTGCGAATTATGTTGCGAATTTCCGGGACGGGACGCTAGCTCACGATGACTCTCCCGCTGGAATTTCTCTGGCTGCCGTTTTTAGCCTGCCTGGTCCTAACGGGCATACACGTCTACCTGGGCCTGCACGTGCTCGCGCGCGGCGTCATCTTTGTCGATCTGGCGCTGGCCCAGATGGCGGCATTGGGCATCGCCATCGCGCTGCTCGTCGGCCATCCGATCCAAAGCGAAGGCGCCTACTGGTACGCTCTCGCGTTCACGATGGCGGGTAGCCTTCTCTTCGCGATGAGCCGGACTCATCGCGCGCCCATCCCGCAAGAGGCGATCATCGGCATCGTCTACGCCGTGTCGGCGGCGGTTGCCGTCCTGGTCGTCGATCGCGCGCCGCAAGGGAGCGAGCACATCAAGCAGCTTTTAGTCGGCAGCATCTTGACCGTTAGTATACGAGAGATCGGTAGTCTGGCCCTTTTGTACGGCATCGTCGGCGCGCTGCACTGGGCGATTCGCCGCCCGCTGTTGGAAATTTCCTTTGCTCCCGACGTTGCTCTTGCCAAAGGACGTTGGATACGTGGGTGGGATTTTGTTTTCTACGCTTCCTTTGGCCTTGTCGTCACCAGCTCCGTCCAGATCGCGGGAGTGCTGCTGGTTTTTTCCTATCTGATCGTACCCGCCGCCATCGCGGCTCTTCTGTCCCGATCCGTAGCCGGGCGGCTCGCTCTCGGCTGGACGATCGGCTTCATCGTCAGCATCCTCGGCCTCATCGCCTCCGCCGCGTGGGATCTTCCCACCGGCGCGACCGTGGT comes from the Candidatus Binatia bacterium genome and includes:
- a CDS encoding metal ABC transporter permease, giving the protein MTLPLEFLWLPFLACLVLTGIHVYLGLHVLARGVIFVDLALAQMAALGIAIALLVGHPIQSEGAYWYALAFTMAGSLLFAMSRTHRAPIPQEAIIGIVYAVSAAVAVLVVDRAPQGSEHIKQLLVGSILTVSIREIGSLALLYGIVGALHWAIRRPLLEISFAPDVALAKGRWIRGWDFVFYASFGLVVTSSVQIAGVLLVFSYLIVPAAIAALLSRSVAGRLALGWTIGFIVSILGLIASAAWDLPTGATVVTTFGAVMAAIAASLGLISLVQKFRAEGPRALVGIGIAVFGALGISGVLLLFFPRMDHHWLNWLEQRAPSLELVFLTTDERETYQDSRESVERGLSELENLRAMQQEVHWGTREMSEEKQERLRQYLAGRSEITAGDRLTLDHLRGQARERQRFWLGIPLLGIGAAGVAALARLRRRRAGR